A single genomic interval of Spirosoma taeanense harbors:
- a CDS encoding SusD/RagB family nutrient-binding outer membrane lipoprotein has protein sequence MKKLFLAVLGLSLVTSSCQEQFDEYGVNPNAPETASASLLLSGAEVATFATYGGQLGRISSVLVQQAAGNQFQYETFGQYVITEADITNEWATIYNGTLINTRTLLDKYGQGNPYYSGMTKVLMALNFGIATDFWGDVPFTEAAQGLQGNFQPKYDKQEDVIKGIQSLLDEAITDLSQPQTANQFLPGADDIIFKGDVKAWTNAAYIIKARYANRLSQIDPVGSATQALAALSKVSPDQPDLNAVFYNIAGSFNQWYDFLSNRAGYIKMGKFFVDYLKSTNDPRLPFFVAKDDNGGYSGLAPEESDNTAASDPGPGVASADSPTPIATYDEARFIEAEAQLRLGKAAEAAAAYNAAVAAAIKRTTGAAIPAAFKQSTASETAATISLEKIINQKYVALFTSPEAYNDWRRTSFPRLKANQESQQKAIPLRLPTSQDERNYNLNATVVSDIYQAVWWDK, from the coding sequence ATGAAGAAGCTCTTTTTAGCGGTTTTGGGATTGAGTCTGGTGACCAGTTCCTGCCAGGAACAATTTGATGAATACGGGGTCAATCCCAACGCGCCCGAAACAGCCTCGGCGTCTCTACTGCTGTCGGGTGCCGAAGTGGCGACGTTTGCGACCTATGGCGGCCAGTTGGGTCGCATCAGCAGCGTGCTGGTTCAGCAGGCGGCCGGCAATCAGTTTCAGTACGAAACCTTTGGCCAGTACGTGATTACCGAGGCTGATATTACCAACGAGTGGGCGACGATCTATAACGGGACGCTGATTAATACCCGGACGCTGCTCGATAAATACGGTCAGGGAAATCCGTATTACTCCGGCATGACGAAGGTGCTGATGGCGCTGAACTTTGGCATTGCGACCGATTTCTGGGGGGATGTGCCTTTTACCGAAGCCGCGCAGGGATTGCAGGGTAATTTTCAGCCGAAATACGACAAGCAGGAAGACGTGATCAAGGGCATTCAGTCGCTGCTGGATGAGGCCATTACGGATTTAAGCCAGCCGCAGACGGCCAACCAGTTCCTGCCGGGTGCCGACGACATTATCTTTAAAGGCGATGTTAAGGCCTGGACCAATGCCGCTTACATCATCAAAGCTCGCTACGCCAACCGGCTCAGCCAGATTGATCCGGTAGGCAGCGCTACGCAAGCGTTAGCAGCTCTGAGCAAAGTGTCGCCCGATCAACCCGATCTGAACGCTGTTTTCTACAACATAGCCGGGAGCTTCAATCAGTGGTACGATTTCCTGTCGAACCGGGCGGGGTATATCAAGATGGGTAAATTTTTCGTGGACTACCTCAAAAGCACCAACGATCCCCGACTGCCTTTTTTTGTCGCCAAGGATGATAACGGAGGCTATTCGGGACTGGCACCCGAAGAGTCGGATAACACGGCCGCGTCTGATCCGGGTCCGGGCGTAGCGTCCGCCGACTCACCGACGCCCATTGCGACGTATGATGAAGCCAGGTTTATTGAGGCCGAAGCCCAGTTGCGGTTGGGCAAAGCCGCCGAAGCCGCTGCGGCTTACAACGCAGCGGTGGCTGCCGCCATCAAACGGACAACCGGTGCGGCTATACCGGCGGCTTTTAAACAATCGACCGCCAGCGAAACTGCGGCTACGATTTCGCTCGAAAAAATCATCAACCAGAAATACGTAGCGCTGTTTACGTCGCCGGAAGCATATAATGACTGGCGTCGAACCAGCTTCCCACGATTGAAAGCGAATCAGGAATCGCAGCAGAAAGCCATTCCGCTGAGGCTGCCCACGTCGCAGGACGAACGCAACTATAACCTGAACGCCACCGTGGTCAGCGACATCTACCAGGCCGTCTGGTGGGATAAGTAA
- a CDS encoding SusC/RagA family TonB-linked outer membrane protein, with the protein MKKLLLGMALLGSISMARAQERTVTGTVTTAEDGKTLPGANIQIKGTTRGTNSDADGNYRLTVGDNATLIFSAIGLESQEIAVGTQSVINVALKADTRQLQEVVVTALGAQREKRTLGYSVSNVGGDALTRSGEPNVIQGLAAKTAGVIVTSAAGTPGASSKIVLRGPSTFTGEQQPLIVVDGVPINNETFTSSSADYPFNPNLQGVNNSNRALDLNPDDIASVSILKGPAAAALYGARAGNGAIVYTTKKGRSQRGIGVTVGYRLELSQVNKLPDLQSEYAQGAGGKYQTADAGPDQRLGTDDDVAAGTPNSWGPRISSDPTLQTYDNTGNFFKTAVSHTTNVALVGGNERASFRISFGNLMQNGVVPNTDYKRNTIRLTADGNMTDNLKIGGTVSYIKSGGIKAQNGSNVAGVMLSLLRAPASYDLRNYQYSNGYNRNYYAFYDNPYYTVYNNPFTDDINRVLGNVYLNYHRSSHLDLTYKIGADAYSDARRQVFSISSNGDDNQQTYGQVNYDNITSRDIYADLILRGEHRFSEKFGINYTAGHNITSFNFTENFARGRNLSIPNFYNLGNAAELYASNTGTRRLTTAVFGQADFDYANQLYLSLTGRNEWSSTFDRTKKNNFFYPSASLSWVFTETVLKNSPVTFGKLRLAYAESGIPPVPYRTRTYFGKPSFTDGFTNGLIFPYGGVNGFAYYNQIVGTPDLRPERVKGLEAGLNVKFLQNRIDLDVTAYQQTTVDILLQRPTAPASGFTASYTNSGQLRNRGLEVMLGINAVRTPAFTWDVNLNWSMNRSKVLRLTEGVTEVSLESAFNGIGGYAIVGEPLGVLYGTQWQRNEQDQLIIGSNGIPLLQGAQSNIGNPYPLWLGNLRNTFTFKGITLTALLDIRRGGAIWNGTYARLQRIGRTQESADRERTYVIPGVMSDGSPNTIAVSALDYFGRYLGDNGGAAEQFVENVNWVRLREVALSYRLKLKKYVEYVDLSVSSRNLYLKTNYKGVDPETSLTGAGSNLQGFDYFNNPGTRSYIFSVNFGF; encoded by the coding sequence ATGAAAAAGCTTTTATTGGGAATGGCCCTGCTTGGCTCGATAAGCATGGCTCGTGCACAGGAGCGGACCGTGACGGGAACCGTCACAACGGCCGAAGATGGGAAGACCCTGCCCGGCGCAAATATTCAGATTAAAGGAACGACCCGGGGAACCAACTCGGATGCCGATGGGAACTACCGTCTTACCGTTGGCGATAACGCTACGCTTATTTTCAGCGCCATTGGCCTCGAATCGCAGGAGATTGCGGTTGGTACGCAGTCGGTTATTAATGTAGCGCTCAAAGCCGATACCCGGCAGCTACAGGAAGTTGTTGTAACGGCTTTAGGCGCACAGCGCGAAAAACGGACGCTGGGCTATTCGGTTTCGAACGTGGGTGGCGACGCCCTCACCCGATCCGGCGAACCCAATGTAATCCAGGGGCTGGCGGCTAAGACCGCCGGGGTGATTGTGACCAGTGCCGCCGGAACGCCGGGGGCTTCGAGTAAGATTGTGCTGCGCGGCCCGTCGACCTTCACCGGCGAGCAGCAGCCGCTGATTGTGGTGGATGGCGTGCCGATTAACAACGAAACCTTTACGTCGTCCTCGGCCGACTATCCGTTCAACCCCAATCTGCAGGGCGTTAATAATTCGAACCGCGCGCTGGACCTCAACCCCGACGATATTGCGTCGGTCAGTATTCTGAAAGGTCCAGCGGCTGCGGCTCTCTACGGTGCCCGGGCCGGAAACGGAGCCATTGTCTATACCACCAAGAAAGGCCGCAGTCAGCGGGGAATTGGCGTAACGGTCGGGTATCGGCTGGAACTTTCGCAGGTTAACAAACTGCCCGACCTGCAATCGGAGTATGCGCAGGGAGCGGGAGGCAAATACCAGACCGCCGACGCCGGGCCCGACCAGCGCCTGGGTACGGACGATGACGTAGCGGCAGGTACGCCCAACAGCTGGGGACCCCGGATTTCCAGCGATCCGACGTTACAGACTTATGACAATACCGGTAATTTCTTCAAAACGGCGGTGTCGCACACGACCAACGTAGCACTGGTTGGGGGAAACGAACGGGCCAGCTTCCGCATCTCGTTTGGTAATCTGATGCAGAATGGTGTGGTGCCCAATACCGATTACAAACGAAACACGATCCGGTTGACGGCCGATGGCAACATGACCGACAATCTGAAAATTGGCGGGACGGTCAGCTACATCAAATCGGGTGGGATCAAGGCGCAGAACGGGAGTAACGTGGCCGGCGTAATGCTGAGTTTGCTGCGGGCCCCCGCTTCCTACGACCTGCGCAACTACCAGTACAGCAACGGCTATAACCGTAATTACTACGCCTTCTACGACAACCCGTATTACACCGTATACAACAATCCGTTCACCGATGATATTAACCGGGTTCTGGGGAACGTGTATCTGAACTATCACCGGTCGTCGCATCTGGACCTGACCTATAAAATCGGGGCTGATGCATATTCGGACGCCCGGCGGCAGGTGTTTTCAATCAGTTCAAATGGGGACGACAACCAGCAGACGTATGGGCAGGTCAATTACGACAACATCACGAGCCGCGACATTTACGCCGATCTGATTCTGCGGGGTGAGCACCGATTCAGCGAGAAGTTTGGAATCAACTACACGGCCGGGCATAACATCACCTCGTTCAATTTCACGGAAAACTTTGCCCGGGGACGTAACCTCTCGATTCCCAACTTCTATAATCTGGGCAACGCGGCCGAACTGTATGCATCCAACACGGGTACGCGCCGACTGACAACGGCAGTTTTCGGGCAGGCCGATTTTGATTATGCCAACCAGTTGTATCTGTCGCTCACCGGCCGGAACGAATGGTCGTCGACTTTCGATCGCACGAAGAAGAATAATTTCTTCTATCCCTCGGCTTCGCTATCCTGGGTGTTTACGGAAACCGTGTTGAAAAACAGTCCAGTTACGTTTGGTAAGCTGCGACTGGCCTACGCCGAGTCGGGGATTCCGCCGGTTCCCTACCGGACCCGGACCTACTTCGGCAAACCTTCCTTCACCGATGGGTTCACCAACGGACTGATCTTTCCCTACGGCGGGGTGAATGGGTTTGCTTACTACAACCAGATCGTTGGCACGCCGGATCTGCGGCCCGAACGGGTAAAAGGACTGGAGGCCGGGTTGAACGTCAAGTTCCTCCAGAACCGGATTGATCTGGACGTAACGGCCTATCAGCAAACGACAGTCGATATTCTCCTGCAGCGCCCAACCGCACCCGCATCCGGCTTTACGGCCAGTTACACCAATTCGGGGCAACTACGCAACCGAGGGCTTGAAGTAATGCTGGGCATCAACGCCGTGCGGACACCGGCTTTCACCTGGGATGTCAACCTGAACTGGTCTATGAACCGCAGTAAAGTGCTTCGACTGACCGAAGGGGTAACCGAAGTGAGTCTGGAGTCGGCGTTTAACGGTATCGGCGGCTACGCCATTGTTGGTGAACCACTGGGCGTTCTGTACGGCACCCAGTGGCAGCGTAACGAACAGGACCAGCTAATCATCGGCTCCAATGGCATCCCGCTGCTGCAGGGTGCGCAGAGCAATATCGGCAATCCGTATCCCCTCTGGCTGGGCAACCTGCGGAACACGTTTACCTTCAAGGGAATTACGCTGACGGCTTTACTGGACATTCGGCGGGGCGGGGCGATCTGGAACGGTACGTATGCCCGTCTGCAACGTATCGGCCGCACGCAGGAGTCGGCTGATCGGGAGCGGACGTACGTCATTCCGGGTGTCATGTCGGATGGTAGTCCCAACACCATAGCCGTTTCGGCGCTGGACTACTTCGGCCGGTATTTAGGCGATAATGGCGGAGCCGCCGAGCAGTTCGTCGAAAACGTAAACTGGGTCCGGCTGCGAGAAGTGGCGCTGAGCTACCGGCTCAAGCTCAAAAAATACGTCGAGTACGTCGACCTGTCGGTCAGCAGCCGAAACCTCTATCTCAAAACCAATTATAAAGGCGTCGATCCGGAGACGAGTCTGACGGGGGCCGGTTCAAACCTGCAGGGGTTCGATTACTTCAACAACCCCGGTACGCGCTCGTATATTTTTAGTGTCAACTTCGGATTCTAA
- a CDS encoding T9SS type A sorting domain-containing protein, translating into MNTLAISMLIALNISAVTPRPLINQGIQRARPTKLAHYEMGAYMDVKGKLHVNVDKQLGGEVHIQLNDRKGQLYFDRTMYAADTTVRFLLDLSDLTEGDYTLKVSNGLEMMIREIKISPHKITPVTRTITVL; encoded by the coding sequence ATGAATACGTTAGCTATTTCTATGCTCATTGCGCTTAATATCAGCGCTGTAACACCTCGTCCACTGATTAATCAGGGTATTCAGCGAGCGCGTCCGACCAAACTGGCCCACTACGAAATGGGCGCCTACATGGACGTAAAAGGCAAGCTGCATGTAAATGTCGATAAGCAGCTTGGTGGCGAGGTTCACATCCAGCTTAACGACCGGAAAGGGCAGCTTTATTTCGACCGAACCATGTATGCAGCGGATACGACCGTGCGGTTCCTGCTGGACCTGAGCGATTTAACCGAAGGTGACTATACACTGAAAGTGTCGAATGGACTAGAGATGATGATTCGCGAGATCAAGATTAGTCCGCACAAGATAACCCCGGTGACGCGTACCATAACGGTATTGTAA
- a CDS encoding PadR family transcriptional regulator, whose amino-acid sequence MSRAYLGEFEELVLLTVAVLEGEAYGVTIAAELKQRTNRTISLSGVHIALYRLEEKGFVRSELGGATAARGGRRKRLFTITATGKHMLSEMRQIRNELWNSIPNPSLS is encoded by the coding sequence ATGAGTCGGGCTTACCTGGGTGAATTTGAAGAACTGGTCTTACTTACCGTAGCTGTGCTGGAAGGTGAGGCTTATGGCGTCACGATAGCCGCCGAGCTAAAGCAGCGTACGAACCGAACCATCAGCCTGAGCGGGGTGCATATCGCGCTCTACCGACTGGAGGAAAAAGGCTTTGTTCGGTCCGAGCTGGGCGGGGCAACAGCCGCCCGGGGTGGCCGCCGAAAGCGGTTGTTTACCATCACGGCAACCGGTAAGCACATGCTGAGCGAGATGCGGCAGATACGTAATGAGCTATGGAATTCCATTCCTAACCCTTCCCTATCCTAA
- a CDS encoding ABC transporter permease, whose amino-acid sequence MAKPLQPPTPPAWADRLLRRFLPLYLQEELLGDLHEQFAQQVAQTSEQKARRLYVLEAIKFCRPYFLKRRALHQPGKHPQPDYRTTFLLSPDMLRNYIKIAFRTLWKSKGYAAINIVGLSVAFCICVFLFLTTYRQLTFDSFHADADRIFQPYFFSNDPERVTRSGGLPLPLTPTLKAEYPEVEAAARIMTGATSLIAYQGKYFDKLVTLTDPDFLNLFSFPLIKGNRQNALQDLSSIVISESMARTIFGSEDPMGRQLQVGGDDNPRNYIVTGVLADLPDNSSIRGDALIRIENAANYQADKDKWDANTHTAFIKLSPNADQQTVEDRLKLFSLKYFPSSIETLKKKGAQPDERGDLFAIRLQKLADVHFNTDISGGKGAPIAVVYALSGLGLFILLIACINFINLSVARSFSRAREVGVRKSLGALKSQLFVQIWGESILICFMGFMIGSLLAYKLVPEFNAFFEARIDLAYLLQPGFIAVMLGVFAVVTLVAGGFPAWKMATFNPVEVLKGKVTLKRPGVLRSSLIITQFTISSLLICCTIIAVQQIGYLRQRPLGFQKEQVISIPIGNRVNGRQVLDRIRNRLANDPTVLSVTGSGVNLGRGKDRVTSRTVLGFTYKDKEVSTDWLLVDYDYLKTLNIKLLAGREFDRAYATDSVNRVIITESMARAIGLKNPVGSYFDTDTAGTRYQVIGLIPDFHLYSVTDELKPITMHLSHSEPINYVFVRVVPQSLTGAMEKLTHLWQEVAPQSEFMGSFLDENIDAWYKNEQMLSQIFSLASGVAILLSCLGLFAVALLVIEQRTKEIGVRKVMGASIANIVLMLSRDFVRLVFIALAIAIPLAWFGMQKWLDHYPYRIDINAWVFVLVGLSAILIALATVSYQTIKAALANPVKSLRSE is encoded by the coding sequence ATGGCCAAGCCTCTTCAACCCCCTACTCCCCCGGCCTGGGCAGATCGCCTGCTGCGACGGTTCCTGCCCCTTTACCTGCAGGAAGAACTGTTGGGCGACCTGCATGAGCAGTTTGCCCAACAGGTTGCTCAGACTAGCGAGCAAAAGGCCCGACGGCTTTACGTACTGGAGGCCATAAAATTCTGCCGGCCTTACTTCCTGAAACGCCGGGCCCTTCACCAGCCGGGCAAACACCCTCAACCAGACTACCGAACCACCTTTTTACTCAGCCCGGATATGTTACGTAACTACATCAAAATTGCCTTTCGTACCCTCTGGAAAAGCAAAGGCTATGCGGCCATAAACATCGTGGGCCTTTCGGTGGCCTTCTGCATCTGTGTGTTTCTGTTTCTGACGACCTATCGGCAGCTAACGTTTGATTCCTTCCACGCGGATGCCGACCGCATTTTCCAGCCTTACTTCTTCTCGAACGATCCGGAACGGGTCACGCGGTCGGGTGGCTTGCCCTTACCCCTGACTCCCACCTTAAAAGCCGAATATCCAGAAGTGGAAGCGGCCGCCCGGATAATGACGGGTGCAACGAGCCTGATCGCTTACCAGGGAAAGTACTTCGATAAACTGGTTACGCTGACGGACCCTGACTTTCTGAATCTGTTTTCGTTTCCGCTAATCAAGGGGAACCGGCAAAACGCCCTCCAGGATTTAAGCAGCATCGTCATCAGCGAAAGTATGGCCCGGACCATCTTTGGCAGTGAAGACCCCATGGGCAGGCAGTTGCAGGTAGGCGGTGACGATAATCCCAGGAACTATATTGTTACGGGCGTCCTGGCCGATTTGCCGGACAATTCATCGATTCGGGGCGATGCGTTGATTCGGATTGAAAATGCTGCCAATTACCAGGCCGATAAAGATAAATGGGATGCCAACACGCATACCGCTTTTATAAAACTGTCGCCCAACGCCGATCAGCAAACGGTTGAAGACCGGCTGAAGCTGTTTTCCCTAAAGTATTTTCCGAGTAGCATCGAAACGCTGAAAAAAAAGGGAGCCCAACCCGATGAGCGGGGTGATCTGTTCGCCATACGGCTGCAGAAACTGGCCGATGTCCATTTTAACACCGACATATCCGGCGGGAAAGGCGCTCCAATTGCGGTCGTTTACGCCCTGTCCGGCCTCGGTCTGTTTATTCTGCTGATTGCCTGTATCAACTTTATCAACCTGAGCGTTGCCCGGTCGTTCAGCCGGGCGCGGGAAGTAGGTGTCCGGAAGTCGTTGGGAGCGCTTAAAAGCCAGCTTTTCGTTCAGATTTGGGGCGAGTCGATCCTGATCTGCTTTATGGGTTTTATGATCGGTTCGCTGCTTGCCTATAAACTCGTTCCCGAATTCAATGCGTTCTTTGAGGCCCGTATTGACCTGGCCTATCTGCTCCAGCCGGGCTTCATCGCCGTCATGCTGGGCGTCTTCGCGGTCGTAACTCTGGTGGCGGGTGGGTTTCCGGCCTGGAAAATGGCTACCTTCAATCCGGTCGAAGTCTTAAAGGGGAAGGTTACGCTGAAACGGCCGGGGGTGCTGCGCAGCTCACTCATCATTACGCAGTTTACCATATCCAGCCTGTTGATCTGCTGCACCATAATTGCCGTTCAGCAGATCGGGTATTTACGCCAGCGACCGCTAGGTTTCCAGAAAGAACAGGTAATCAGCATACCCATAGGCAACCGGGTAAACGGCCGACAGGTGCTTGACCGGATACGTAACCGGCTGGCAAACGACCCAACGGTACTGTCCGTAACGGGTAGCGGGGTCAATCTGGGTCGCGGCAAAGATCGGGTTACGTCCAGAACTGTTCTTGGCTTTACCTATAAAGACAAAGAGGTTTCTACCGACTGGCTGCTGGTTGACTACGATTACCTGAAGACGCTCAATATTAAGCTATTGGCTGGCCGGGAATTTGACCGGGCTTACGCAACGGATTCCGTGAACCGGGTTATTATTACGGAGAGCATGGCCCGGGCTATCGGCCTGAAGAACCCAGTCGGTTCCTATTTTGATACCGATACCGCCGGAACCCGCTACCAGGTAATCGGGCTGATTCCGGATTTTCATCTGTATTCCGTCACGGATGAACTAAAGCCAATTACGATGCATCTCTCGCACTCGGAGCCTATCAATTACGTCTTTGTCCGGGTGGTTCCCCAAAGTTTAACGGGTGCGATGGAGAAACTAACCCATCTATGGCAGGAAGTCGCTCCTCAGTCGGAGTTTATGGGCTCATTTCTGGATGAGAACATTGACGCCTGGTATAAAAATGAGCAGATGCTGTCGCAGATTTTCAGCCTGGCTTCCGGCGTTGCCATTCTGTTGTCCTGCTTAGGCCTGTTTGCGGTGGCTCTGCTGGTCATCGAGCAGCGTACCAAAGAGATTGGCGTACGAAAAGTAATGGGCGCCAGCATCGCCAATATTGTGCTCATGCTTTCGCGGGATTTTGTCAGGTTGGTCTTTATAGCCCTGGCCATTGCCATCCCCTTAGCCTGGTTTGGTATGCAGAAATGGCTGGATCATTATCCCTACCGGATTGACATAAACGCGTGGGTATTCGTGCTGGTTGGTCTGTCCGCAATTCTGATTGCCCTTGCAACGGTCAGTTATCAAACAATTAAAGCCGCCTTAGCGAACCCGGTCAAATCATTACGGTCGGAGTAA